The stretch of DNA CCTGCACGCCTCACGGTGTGCAAGTTCTACTTGAAGCGAGTGGCGTCTCGACCGATGGTGCCCACGTTGTTGTTTTAGGTCGTAGTGACATCGTAGGGAAACCACTCGCCAATCTGCTGGCTCTCAAAGGGCCCGGTGGTAATGCGACAGTGACACTTTGCCATAGTCGAACCCGCAACATTGCCAGCTTCACCCGTCAGGCTGATATTCTGGTGGCGGCCATTGGTCAGCCACTGTTTGTCAAAGCCGATATGGTTCGTGAAGGAGCCGTGGTGATCGACGTGGGAACCAATCGACTCGATGGTAAACTGGTGGGTGATGTCGCTTTTCACGAAGTCTCTGAAAAGGCGGCTGCGATCACACCTGTTCCTGGTGGTGTGGGACCGATGACCATTGCGATGCTTCTCAAAAACACACTCACCGCTGCACGATTGCAAACGAAAACCATCGTCCGCTAGCGACTCGCCTTTATCATGGCGTCGAGATCGAATGGCCACGTGCCCCGCTGAGTTTGCCCCGAAAAGTCTCCCAGCATCTGCCAGCTTCCACAAACCGACTCTTTCACTTCCATGAGTTCAATTTCTGGGCGAAATTTCTAATTCTCGCTCTGATAGTGTCAGTCAGCCGGTAGACTTAAAGCATTCATATCGATTGCGATGGGTCAGACTATCTGGTGCGAGAGCTGCGATCATGCCAAATTGTTACCAACTTCTATTGAACTCTGAGAGCGACCGTCTCCCTCGGGTTACTATAGCCATCGCGTTTGGCCTGAGTCTGCTTTTAGCGATGAATGCTTCAACAGCTTTGGCAGAAACCATCACCATTCGGGCAGCTCAAATCACGGTCGCAGAGCAGCTGGAAATTCCGGCTTTAGAATCAGGCACACTCGTCGAGCGGTTTTTCCGTGAAGGCGAAGTCATCGAAGAAGGTCAGAAGATCGGCCAGATTGATGACCAGGTCGCCAGACTGGCGGCTGCCAAAGCCCGTGCCGAACTCGCCTTAGCCAAAGCACTGACAGAGAGTGACTTAAAGCTGCGTTTTGCCCGCAAGAACGCGGAAGTCTCGAAAGCCGAACTGACAAGGTCGCTTGAATCGGTCGCGCGTTATCCGAAGAGCGTTTCGCAGACCGAACTCGACCAATTGGCACTGGCTGCCCAGAAGGCCGAACTCGAGGTCGAGCAGGCTGAGTTTGACCAGCGGCAACTGGCACTCCAACAGGAGATTCGCGCACAGGAACTGGCAGGAGCCGAGTTAATGGTCGCGCGACGTGAAATCAAATCGCCACTCTCTGGTACGGTGGTGAACTGGAAAAAACAGCGCGGCGAATGGGTTGATCCCGGGACACCAGTCGTGAGAGTTGTGCGATTAAATCCTTTGCGGATTGACACCTTTCTGCCATCCAGCCAGGCCCGACTGTTGCACATCGGGCAGACAATTCAATTCCTGCCTGTGGCCGGTAAAAAATCTCCCATCGATCCGTTGAAAGAAACAGGGAATCAACCTTCCCCTGTGAAAGCATTGGAAGGGAAGATCACTTTTATCAATCCGGAAGTCGATCCTGTCGGTCAACAGGTGCGGATCTGGATCGAACTGCCCAACCCGGAATTGTCACTTCGACCCGGTGATCGTGGTGATGTCACTCTGGAGTTAACAGTAACTGACGCGCAAGTAATCCCACTGAAATCCACGAACACGACAAAGCCCGCTACGATTCCCGGTTTACAGCCTCGCTGAATTCGCGATGGCTCAATGCGGTGCGGACCGCTGCTTCTACAGCTTCTTTTGAGAGTGATCAAAGCTCTGCTGATCGACTCCAGCACACTGTTTCACCAGTTCGCTACATCGCTCGACGTTTCGCGTCTGCATTTCTCAACGCATCAGTAAAATGAGGCTTCAGTGGATGAGTTGATTCATCACTCGAGAGTCGTGCTTCGGCTTTTTGAGGGAGCATCTGTTCGAAGTGTTGAACCAGAATTTGATCATACTGGCCGGGTTCTGTATGACGGGCCTTGTTATGTTTGGCCCTGGGGACAATCCAGACTTTTGCCAGAGGCGAACGGATCCGACGCATCAGTTCCTGACTCAAGTAGTAAGGAACATAATTATCTTTCTCACCAGCAATAAACAACGTCGGACACGACTTGAGTCGCTTTAAGTAAGATTCAATGTGGACATATTGAACCTTTCTCCGCCGGGCACTCAAAAACTGAACAATCGCCACTGTGGAGCGGTAGTGCCAATCGGGAATCAACGATTCGGCCCATTGAGGCATATAAATCGATGCCCAGCGGGAAACAAAATGAAATGCCAGCATGGAAAGCGAATAGGCACCATCGCAGCAGGCCACGAGAACATGCGGATATCGAGCTGCGACCCAGAGTGCCGCTGTGGAACCTCGACTGACCCCCATCACACCCAGTGGCAAACTGCTGAATTCCGCATGACTCTCGATCCACTCCAGTGCTGAAATCGTATCGTCGATCTCATACCGAGTCATCCACTGGTTGGGTTCATAGCCTGCTAAAGAGTCGCTCTCTCCCTGACTGCGGAAGTCGAACGAAATGACAGCAAAACCAGCTCGGATCAGGCCATCGCAATAATGACGTGCCAGCCAGTGCGTGCCATCCAGTTCGGTGCAGAACAAAATCACTCCCCGAGGCAGACCAGCTGGTGGTCGATGAACCGCACCTCGCAACATCAGACCGAGAGTCGTTTTGAAAGTGATTTTTTCTGCTGCCGGATCAGGAAGAACATGTGCCACGTTGAATGGTGGTTTGATATCAAATGTCGAAAGGACAATTCGTACATAAATAATACGAATGACAATTTCGATTGAAAGTAGTGCGATCAACAGGCAAATGGTGATCGTAAGGCCCATAGTTTCGCTCTAATTCAGATCGATTCAAGAAAGATCGCCACAGTCATTCTGTTGAGTCATTTGTAGATACGATGATTCAACGGATGGTTTTGAGCGATAAGTATGCACGAGGTCCGTTCGGGCAGTTTCCAGAATCAGTAGTCGTAACGAATTCCCAGTCCAGTCAATTGAGTCGTATTCCCCAGGAAGGAAAGCTGGTTATCAGCACCATTGTAAAACTGGAAGCCAGCTCTAAAGGTGTGGTCACTCGTGTCGCCGCGCCACTGCCAGCCAATCAGAACGTTAATACTCCCGCCCCAGTCGTTCTCTTCCATGAGATGGACGTTACAGGCTGCGAATGGTGCTCCGCGAAATCCTGTAGGACCAGGCGGGTTATACTCTGCTCCAAACTGCACTTCCCAGGGTTCTGCACCATCCGTCAGATAGAATCCATACCCGACTTCAAAATAGGTTCTTAACTCAGGAACAGGGAAATAGCCCACGCCTGTCACCAGACAATCCCGGCTGTAGTTTCTCCGCACAAAGTTGGGATTCTTCAACAGATACTCATCACCCAGATGACTGCTGATATGGTAATACCCAAACTTCCACTGAAAGGGCCCTTCACGA from Planctopirus ephydatiae encodes:
- the folD gene encoding bifunctional methylenetetrahydrofolate dehydrogenase/methenyltetrahydrofolate cyclohydrolase FolD — protein: MPARIIDGKLIAQQSREALALQVAEFTAETGVTPRLAAVLVGDDPASQVYVSSKQKACASVGMASDLFRLPATTTQAELLELVDRLNHDPSIHGILVQLPLPSHIDPEAVLDATHPMKDVDCFHAENVGLLIQGRPRYLPCTPHGVQVLLEASGVSTDGAHVVVLGRSDIVGKPLANLLALKGPGGNATVTLCHSRTRNIASFTRQADILVAAIGQPLFVKADMVREGAVVIDVGTNRLDGKLVGDVAFHEVSEKAAAITPVPGGVGPMTIAMLLKNTLTAARLQTKTIVR
- a CDS encoding efflux RND transporter periplasmic adaptor subunit, whose protein sequence is MPNCYQLLLNSESDRLPRVTIAIAFGLSLLLAMNASTALAETITIRAAQITVAEQLEIPALESGTLVERFFREGEVIEEGQKIGQIDDQVARLAAAKARAELALAKALTESDLKLRFARKNAEVSKAELTRSLESVARYPKSVSQTELDQLALAAQKAELEVEQAEFDQRQLALQQEIRAQELAGAELMVARREIKSPLSGTVVNWKKQRGEWVDPGTPVVRVVRLNPLRIDTFLPSSQARLLHIGQTIQFLPVAGKKSPIDPLKETGNQPSPVKALEGKITFINPEVDPVGQQVRIWIELPNPELSLRPGDRGDVTLELTVTDAQVIPLKSTNTTKPATIPGLQPR
- a CDS encoding alpha/beta hydrolase, yielding MGLTITICLLIALLSIEIVIRIIYVRIVLSTFDIKPPFNVAHVLPDPAAEKITFKTTLGLMLRGAVHRPPAGLPRGVILFCTELDGTHWLARHYCDGLIRAGFAVISFDFRSQGESDSLAGYEPNQWMTRYEIDDTISALEWIESHAEFSSLPLGVMGVSRGSTAALWVAARYPHVLVACCDGAYSLSMLAFHFVSRWASIYMPQWAESLIPDWHYRSTVAIVQFLSARRRKVQYVHIESYLKRLKSCPTLFIAGEKDNYVPYYLSQELMRRIRSPLAKVWIVPRAKHNKARHTEPGQYDQILVQHFEQMLPQKAEARLSSDESTHPLKPHFTDALRNADAKRRAM